A segment of the Xenorhabdus bovienii SS-2004 genome:
TATTGTCACTCGCATTTTCAGCATGAGCTATCCCCTGAAGCCCAATAAGTATTGCACTGGCTCCCGCTATTTTTGCCACAATTTTCATTAACATCACATCCTAAATAAAATAATACTGATGAATACTCATATTGCTTCGCAAATTTGGCGATAAAATACCCATGACACTGATAACAAATTATCAGCGCCTTGGGTTATAAATATATTTTTTATTAGTCTTTTAGTTGTGGAAAATAAACTTTGGTATCATCCAACATTAAAAGAAAACTATAATCAAAGGCAATATCATTCAAGCGATTAAAACGCCCTGGTTTTCCACCATGCCCGGTATCCATATTCGTTTCCAGTAATAAGAGACTATCCCCCTGCTTTATTTCCCTTAATTTAGCCACCCATTTTGCAGGCTCCCAATATTGCACCTGAGAATCATGCAAACCCGTCGTAACCAATAAATGAGGATAATGCTGATGTTTGACATTATCATAAGGGCTATAGGACTTAATGCGGAAGTAATCTTCTTTGTTATTTGGATTGCCCCACTCTTCATATTCACCCGTCGTCAATGGAATGGATGGATCAAGCATTGTGGTCACAGCATCCACAAAAGGGACTTTTGCAATCACTCCGCGATAGAGTTCCGGAGCCTGATTGATCACCGTTCCCATCAATAAACCGCCTGCGCTGCCACCTTCGGCATATACGCGCTGGCTGTCACCATACCCGTCAGCAAGCAATGTTTGGGTCGCATCAATAAAGTCATGGAAACTGTTCATTTTGTTTTCGACTTTACCTTGCAGATACCAGTTCTTACCCAATTCACCACCACCACGCACATGTACCAAGGCATACACGAAGCCACGCTCCAGCAAACTCAGCAGCGGAGAGCTGAAATAAGGGTCCATACTGATACCATAAGAACCATAACCGTAAATCAAGATTGGATTTTCACCTTTCTTAAATAATGACTTACGGTATACCAGAGAAACCGGTACTTCTACACCATCGCGGGCTTTTACCCAAATACGCTGGCTTTCATAGTTCTCTTTATCGAACCCTTTCACTTCCTGCTGTTTCAGTAACTCACGTTCACCTGTTTGCATATTCCACTGGAATACCGAACTGGGTGTAGTCATGGAGGAATAACTATAGTGCAGTAAATCAGTATCGGGTTCCGGGTTATAGTCTAACGATGCCATATATGCAGGTTCGTCAAACTTAACGCGTTTTTCCTGCTGGGTTTTCCAATCAATCTGGCGAATTGTTGACAATCCTTTGGTACGCTCTTGCACTACCAGCCAGTGATTGAACAGGGCAAAATTTTCCAGATCAGTCTCTTCCTGAGGTGCAATCACCGTCTTCCACGGCTTATTAATAGCGTCTGCTCGATATAAGCCAAACAATGGATGCTCATGGTTGGAACGGATATAAAATTGTCCACGGAAATGATCGAGATCATATTCACGCCCAGCCTGACGAGCGGAAAAAATCTGAGTTTCTGATTGAGGATTATTGGCATCAATCAGCCGATATTCCGAGGTCGTACTGCTGGTAATAGAGATCAGAATATAGTCAAGCGAGGTGCTTTCTGATATTCCCAGATAAAAGCGGTCATCATCTTCCTGATAGATTTTTTTATCCTGTTGGATATCAGTGCCATATTGATGACGGAATAATTGATAAGGCAACAGAGTCTGTGGATCTCTACGCACATAAAACAGCGTACTACCATCATTTGCCCACACAATATTGCCAGATGTGTTTTCAATGACATTGTTCTGCCATTCACCATCATCTAAATTTTTAAATGAAACCTGATAATTGCGGCGACCTTGAGTATCTTCTGCCACAGCTATACGCTTGTTGTCCCGCGTAACCGCAAATCCACTGACTCGATAAAACTTATGGCCTTTTGCCCGCTCATTGCCATCAACCATCACCTGCCAGTCGGTTGAATTATCGACAGGTTTACGCTGATAGATCGGAAAATCTTTCCCTGCCTCATAAACGGTACGATAAACATACCCATTATAGGTATAAGGAGCTGACTGGTCTTCTTTACTCATTCTGCCAGCCATTTCGTTATACAGTGTTTCCCGTAATTCCTGGCCTGATTTCAGCATCTGCTCGGTATACGTATTCTCAGCCGTCAAATAATCAATAACGTCTTTATCCTGACGAGTGTCATCGCGCAGCCAGTAATAATTGTCAACGCGGGTATCACCGTGGAACGTCATCTTATGTGGCTGTTTTGTGGCCATAGGTGGCACCATATTTTTCTCCATTGCAATAGTGGCAAAACTGTTACACAGCAAACTACCACCTAGTAGAAAGCTGCGCACTACCCTTTTTGTTTGAGGTGAAAATACCGTTTTATGCTGTAACATGCCATTCATCCTGTATTTTTACTGAGATAAATAAAAATCAATCGGTAGTTCAACTGTCACCCTGCCATTGGTTAAAATAACGTCAGGTGGTAAAGGTAAGGGTTGTGCCCTCTCCAACACGAGCCTTGCTTCCCGGTCGAGTGAGTTCGTCCCCGAACGTTGTATTAATTCACTATCAATCACAGTACCCAACTGATTAACTGTGAATTTTACCATCGGTCGCCCTGTTCGATTTCTTCTCTGGGCATCCGGCGGATATTTCTTATAGCGATTTAAATGCCCACTGACCTCAGCCTGCCAAATAGCTTTGGCATCAGCAATGGCATCGGAATTACTTTCATAAGATGCAGCTGTACGAGAGGCTATGTTATCTGCCGTCGCACTACTGGTTGTTGGTGCAACACTACTGCGGGATTTTTCACTTTCCCGTTCTTTTGCCTTCACACGCTTAACAGGCTGTGTTTTTTTAGGGATCTCTTGCTCTTTCTGCTTTTTCTTTGGTTTATGTACCAAAACATGGGCATTCTCATTTACGTCTAATTTTGGCATGTTGACTTCATCAACCTGACTTTCCTGTTGCTGGCTAGCAACAGACAATTGCTGTTCAATTCCAATAGGTTGATTCTGTATCTTGTGTATCGCTTCTGTCTGCAATGACAACTCCACCATAACCGCTGGCGGAGGCAGAAACTCCTCAATATCAATGTTCTCGGGTGTATAAATGAACCAACCCACCAGCAAAGCATGGAGAGTGATCGCAGCGAGAAAGGATTTTGTCACGTGACCAACGTGAGTGGTTTGATACGTGGTATACGTCAACATTTCTTATAACACATAATATCAATGATAAATTAAGAGAATGATAATCAATTAGATATACAAATGAAAACTATTTTTATTTATTAGTGTCATCACATCCTTGTGATATTTACAACTATTGGGTTATAGCTTTAGTCACTTTGGGGGTAAACCAGACAAAATCAGCATATTCTTTGTTCAGAGAAACCCCTTGCTCTGCGATAACGAATACAGCAACCTGCTCATTTGGCACTATTTTTTTCACATGTTGAGGGACTCCCATCGCTTTTACTGCGTGGTATCCGCCCGCAAATAGCAAAGCGGGTGATGGCGCGTTAACCAATTGCTCAGCCATCCGCCGATCACGCATTTGTTGAATCATCGTCATGGCAGAAAGGTGTTTTGCCTCTACGTCCGCACCGTGAGAATTTTTAATCGTTTCTTCGATTAATTTTTTAACATCATCAGAAACCCATGCCGCTTTATCCGTAGGGGAATGATTTTTATATGCCTGATCAATCTCCGAACGATCCAAATTCGCCGCCAGCAACGGATAAGGTGCTTTCATCAACTCCGTGACCAGTTCCCCATACAATTCCCACGGCCAGCCCTGCTGCCACGCCAATAATTGTTTAATTCTTTCCTCTCTGACAATCGGATTGCTCTGCAACCAGCTTTTGACTTTATTCACTTTTTCCTGCTGGTTTGGGTTAATCATTTCCAGCAATACGGAACCGTGGGGGCGTTTTTGCCCAAGCTGCTGAACCAGCCATAACTCGATCTGATGGTGATAGGGATTATCATGCTTTTCACCCACAATGA
Coding sequences within it:
- a CDS encoding ChaN family lipoprotein → MKAPTCIKSTFLACAFLFGGCVTPQHDPQNGSQRALQTLSSELVQSGMLLDMKTGKAITSAELLEQLAVYPRVIVGEKHDNPYHHQIELWLVQQLGQKRPHGSVLLEMINPNQQEKVNKVKSWLQSNPIVREERIKQLLAWQQGWPWELYGELVTELMKAPYPLLAANLDRSEIDQAYKNHSPTDKAAWVSDDVKKLIEETIKNSHGADVEAKHLSAMTMIQQMRDRRMAEQLVNAPSPALLFAGGYHAVKAMGVPQHVKKIVPNEQVAVFVIAEQGVSLNKEYADFVWFTPKVTKAITQ
- a CDS encoding energy transducer TonB family protein, producing the protein MTKSFLAAITLHALLVGWFIYTPENIDIEEFLPPPAVMVELSLQTEAIHKIQNQPIGIEQQLSVASQQQESQVDEVNMPKLDVNENAHVLVHKPKKKQKEQEIPKKTQPVKRVKAKERESEKSRSSVAPTTSSATADNIASRTAASYESNSDAIADAKAIWQAEVSGHLNRYKKYPPDAQRRNRTGRPMVKFTVNQLGTVIDSELIQRSGTNSLDREARLVLERAQPLPLPPDVILTNGRVTVELPIDFYLSQ
- a CDS encoding S9 family peptidase; this translates as MLQHKTVFSPQTKRVVRSFLLGGSLLCNSFATIAMEKNMVPPMATKQPHKMTFHGDTRVDNYYWLRDDTRQDKDVIDYLTAENTYTEQMLKSGQELRETLYNEMAGRMSKEDQSAPYTYNGYVYRTVYEAGKDFPIYQRKPVDNSTDWQVMVDGNERAKGHKFYRVSGFAVTRDNKRIAVAEDTQGRRNYQVSFKNLDDGEWQNNVIENTSGNIVWANDGSTLFYVRRDPQTLLPYQLFRHQYGTDIQQDKKIYQEDDDRFYLGISESTSLDYILISITSSTTSEYRLIDANNPQSETQIFSARQAGREYDLDHFRGQFYIRSNHEHPLFGLYRADAINKPWKTVIAPQEETDLENFALFNHWLVVQERTKGLSTIRQIDWKTQQEKRVKFDEPAYMASLDYNPEPDTDLLHYSYSSMTTPSSVFQWNMQTGERELLKQQEVKGFDKENYESQRIWVKARDGVEVPVSLVYRKSLFKKGENPILIYGYGSYGISMDPYFSSPLLSLLERGFVYALVHVRGGGELGKNWYLQGKVENKMNSFHDFIDATQTLLADGYGDSQRVYAEGGSAGGLLMGTVINQAPELYRGVIAKVPFVDAVTTMLDPSIPLTTGEYEEWGNPNNKEDYFRIKSYSPYDNVKHQHYPHLLVTTGLHDSQVQYWEPAKWVAKLREIKQGDSLLLLETNMDTGHGGKPGRFNRLNDIAFDYSFLLMLDDTKVYFPQLKD